A stretch of the Argentina anserina chromosome 6, drPotAnse1.1, whole genome shotgun sequence genome encodes the following:
- the LOC126801285 gene encoding eukaryotic translation initiation factor 3 subunit E: MAEHDLTPRIAPNLDRHLVFPLMEFLQERQLYPDEQILKSKIDLLNKTNMVDYAMDIHKSLYHTEDVPHEMVEMRAEVVARLKALEESAAPLVNFLQNSAAVQELRPDKQYNLQMLNDRYQIGPQQIEALYQYAKFQFECGNYSGAADYLYQYRALCTNSERSLSALWGKLAAEILMQNWDIALEELNRLKEIIDSKNFSSPMNQVQSRIWLMHWSLFIFFNNDNGRTQIIDLFNQDKYLNAIQTNAPHLIRYLATAFIVNKRRRPQFKDFIKVIQQEQHSYKDPITEFLTCVYVNYDFDGAQKKMWECQEVILNDPFLGKRVEEGNFTTVPLRDEFLENARLFIFETYCRIHQRIDMGVLAEKLNLNYEEAERWIVNLIRSSKLDAKIDAQSGTVIMEPNHPNVYEQLIDHTKALSGRTYKLVGQIREHAQTQLAR, translated from the exons atggctgAGCACGACCTAACCCCGCGCATCGCGCCCAACCTGGACAGGCACCTGGTGTTCCCTCTGATGGAGTTTCTTCAGGAGAGGCAGCTCTACCCCGACGAGCAGATCCTCAAGTCCAAGATCGACCTCCTCAACAAGACCAACATGGTCGACTACGCCATGGACATCCACAAGTCCCTCTACCACACCGAAGACGTCCCCCATG AGATGGTGGAAATGCGTGCTGAGGTGGTGGCCCGCCTCAAGGCTCTCGAGGAGTCGGCGGCGCCTCTCGTGAACTTCTTGCAGAACTCCGCTGCCGTTCAGGAGCTCAGGCCTGACAAGCAGTACAATCTCCAGATGCTCAATGACCGTTACCAG ATTGGTCCGCAGCAGATAGAGGCATTGTATCAGTATGCCAAATTTCAGTTCGAGTGCGGCAACTACTCCGGCGCCGCTGATTATCTGTACCAGTACCGGGCTTTGTGCACCAACAGCGAGAGGAGTCTCAGTGCTTTGTGGGGAAAGCTGGCTGCTGAGATTCTTATGCAGAACTGGGATATTGCTCTTGAGGAGCTTAATCGCCTGAAGGAAATTATTGATTCAAAG AATTTCAGTTCGCCCATGAATCAGGTGCAAAGCAGAATATGGTTGATGCATTGGAGTCTGTTCATCTTCTTTAACAATGACAATGGAAGAACTCAAATCATTGACCTTTTTAACCAGGACAA GTATCTGAATGCCATCCAAACCAATGCCCCCCATCTCATTCGTTACTTGGCCACTGCATTCATTGTCAATAAGAGAAGGAGACCACAATTCAAGGATTTTATAAAGGTTATTCAGCAGGAGCAGCATTCTTACAAAGATCCTATCACTGAGTTTCTGACATGTGTTTATGTTAATTATGACTTTGATGGAGCACAAAAGAAGATGTGGGAATGTCAGGAA GTGATATTGAATGATCCCTTCCTTGGAAAGcgagttgaagaaggcaaTTTCACCACTGTACCATTGAGGGATGAGTTCCTTGAAAATGCTCGTCTTTTTATCTTTGAGACTTACTGCCGCATTCATCAGCGCATTGACATGGg AGTGCTTGCtgaaaaattgaatttgaactaTGAAGAGGCTGAGAGATGGATTGTGAATCTTATTCGGAGCTCAAAGCTTGATGCAAAGATTGACGCGCAGTCTGGAACTGTTATCATGGAACCTAACCATCCAAATGT GTATGAGCAACTGATTGACCACACCAAGGCATTATCTGGGCGTACTTACAAGTTAGTTGGTCAGATTAGGGAACATGCTCAGACACAGCTTGCGCGTTAA